The Setaria italica strain Yugu1 chromosome IX, Setaria_italica_v2.0, whole genome shotgun sequence genome has a window encoding:
- the LOC101763505 gene encoding uncharacterized protein C18orf8, protein MLGNQMQGGLGTPGALSHAYVQHPPLRCDIPDIRGLFYDDANKFLIAPTADRILYWKIVPSIPPGPPNSDPVNEGPVLSVRYSLDHKVIGIQRSRHEIEFRNRETGETCSKKCRADSETILGFFWTDCPTCDVILVKTSGLDLLAYEPQSHAFRLVESKKFNVSWYLYTHESRLILLASGMQCTMFTGYQFSAGGIVKIPKFEMMMSKTEANNKPVLAADDVHIVTVYGRIYCLQLDRVSTSLNLYRFYRDAVVQQCTLPTYSSRIAVSAVDNIIMVHQIDAKVVILYDVSLDSYAPVSAPLPLLVRGLPSNSRQPSQTADSQSSAYGGTIYGDGWNFLIPDLICDAENGLLWRLHLDLEAIAASSSDAPSVLEFLQRRKSDASMVKTTCLSIVRTIILERRPVTMVAKAMDVVLDSYSRLMKMGGGLPGVRRTHEQSQQLGSQPVEGSHVISQETSPATTVSPSVNPDQAGGVVNRSAQANSGVDHGIDRAALNTSSDSDEITNVSGVTSQGTSGYQTSDAINKRQQVAGEDSRPLSSGTSMQHGQHAGSVAISPIEMFQSVFALVEDEMMGDPAYLTAVIMEFLRSASKAGLKVPPNIYVMMATLLARSNRYAEIALFVSNKILEPSKELAMQLMELGQHHPPTRKLGLDMLRERSLHHDYVAALLQDGYYLEALRYARKYKVITVQPALFLEKAVANNSAQNLAAVLSFFCEFTPSFKATSDFGRYRHILSEMV, encoded by the exons ATGCTGGGCAATCAGATGCAAGGTGGTTTGGGCACTCCTGGGGCTTTGTCTCATGCTTATGTACAACATCCTCCACTGCGATGCGATATACCAGACATCCGGGGTCTGTTCTATGATGATGCAAATAAGTTCCTTATAGCTCCAACAGCTGATCGG ATTTTGTACTGGAAAATAGTTCCATCTATTCCACCAGGACCTCCAAATTCTGATCCAGTGAATGAAGGACCTGTCTTGTCAGTTAGATATTCCCTGGATCATAAAGTCATCGGGATTCAACGTTCCAGACATGAAATTGAGTTCAGAAATAGAGAAACAGGGGAGACCTGTAGCAAAAAGTGCAGAGCCGATTCCGAAACTATTCTTGGCTTTTTCTGGACAGATTGCCCCACATGTGATGTTATACTTGTTAAAACAAG TGGCCTAGATCTGCTTGCCTACGAGCCTCAGTCCCATGCTTTTCGCTTGGTGGAATCAAAGAAATTCAATGTGAGCTGGTATCTCTACACACATGAAAGTAGGCTGATTCTTCTTGCTTCTGGAATGCAATGCACGATGTTTACTGGTTATCAG TTTTCTGCTGGTGGGATTGTCAAAATACCGAAGTTTGAGATGATGATGTCTAAAACTGAAGCAAACAACAAGCCTGTTCTAGCTGCAGATGATGTTCACATTGTAACGGT CTATGGTAGGATTTACTGCTTGCAGCTTGACCGAGTTAGTACGTCATTGAATTTGTATCGTTTTTACCGTGATGCTGTCGTACAGCAG TGTACCCTGCCTACTTACTCAAGCAGAATTGCAGTTAGTGCGGTTGACAACATAATTATGGTTCATCAAATAGATGCAAAAGTAGTCATACTTTATGATGTGTCCTTGGATTCTTATGCACCAGTTTCTGCACCACTTCCACTGCTAGTGAGAGGGCTGCCCAGCAATAGTAGGCAACCTTCTCAGACTGCAGATAGTCAATCTAGTGCATATGGTGGAACCATTTATGGAGATGGTTGGAACTTTCTCATCCCTGACTTGATCTGTGATGCTGAGAATGGGCTCTTATGGAGACTCCATTTAGATCTTGAG GCTATTGCTGCTAGTAGTTCTGACGCTCCTTCTGTTTTGGAATTCCTTCAGAGACGAAAGTCTGATGCAAGCATG GTTAAGACGACATGCCTTTCTATAGTTCGTACAATCATCCTGGAGAGGAGGCCGGTAACCATGGTTGCTAAGGCAATGGATGTTGTTCTTGATTCCTACTCTCGCTTGATGAAAATGGGAGGTGGTCTTCCTGGGGTTAGGCGAACACATGAGCAAAGCCAACAGTTGGGTAGTCAACCTGTTGAAGGTTCCCATGTGATTTCTCAGGAAACTAGTCCTGCAACAACAGTTAGTCCTTCTGTGAACCCAGACCAAGCTGGTGGGGTTGTAAATAGATCTGCGCAGGCAAATTCAGGAGTTGATCATGGAATAGACAGGGCAGCTTTAAATACATCTTCGGATTCTGATGAGATTACGAATGTATCAGGAGTGACAAGTCAGGGAACATCAGGTTACCAAACATCTGATGCTATCAACAAAAGACAGCAAGTTGCAGGTGAAGATAGCAGACCGTTATCTTCAGGCACATCTATGCAGCATGGACAACATGCTGGAAGTGTGGCAATTTCTCCAATTGAGATGTTCCAGTCTGTCTTTGCACTTGTGGAAGATGAGATGATGGGTGACCCCGCATATCTTACTGCTGTCATCATGGAGTTTCTGCGGAG CGCCTCAAAGGCTGGCCTCAAGGTTCCTCCCAACATTTATGTGATGATGGCAACGCTGCTAGCTCGTAGCAACCGTTATGCTGAAATAGCACTGTTTGTATCAAACAAG ATCCTTGAGCCTTCCAAGGAACTGGCAATGCAACTCATGGAACTGGGTCAGCATCACCCTCCAACAAGGAAGCTGGGCCTGGACATGCTGAGGGAGCGGAGCCTGCACCATGACTATGTCGCTGCACTTCTGCAAGACGGGTACTACCTGGAGGCCCTACGCTACGCCAGAAAATACAAG GTTATTACCGTGCAGCCCGCCCTGTTCCTGGAGAAAGCCGTGGCAAACAACAGCGCGCAGAACCTGGCCGCGGTGCTGAGCTTCTTCTGCGAGTTCACCCCGAGCTTCAAGGCCACGTCGGACTTTGGCAGATACCGGCACATCCTGTCCGAAATGGTCTGA